A section of the Triticum dicoccoides isolate Atlit2015 ecotype Zavitan chromosome 7A, WEW_v2.0, whole genome shotgun sequence genome encodes:
- the LOC119331383 gene encoding uncharacterized protein LOC119331383, translating into MSDPRPQDAEDSTWGGCSLHGLKIKVKGHLPGGGVPPAPRMSPYFWGEDPVGGFPLQTGYSEARALIGKGAVADFRRLSRQAEDMVAELFASLGKEAPKAARPRPRVVQLRLSPELALWKSTQHAMGNVLPPKGKGLNQASPEVLAALGAADWPEAMTTNDALFGCGIANLLIGAADLRTLFSNYVTDMVFYYEHGYDHVFPSLHRLLHDGLVDDRALRTLGGRERREVVAVGASYIQAKIALEEAHRTRLKDYSSHLDRQAAQVILLADSSILGMGAEATARGFDPGAVMSDLVFSKPATDVVDVGSDLVNSEVINSFLNVADIAVSGVVSETALRAIYDAYAATCARMFTQRWHEPLVRMCATGTTWHIQNDRHMFLRRALLGWPKARKSPARPQREGDFDEVFDADFRTTGFSRPLDPEYACDGGEETCNHVRRFLGRQDRDLLGALWWSVVTGPLEYVRQGKVDEQREQHLAELSRLQMAQLFSKGLVHEMAWLLAHACHHAWQVNYLYEAAMFGSLLDGGTLIARLDRAEDETRT; encoded by the coding sequence ATGTCCGATCCTCGCCCGCAGGACGCCGAGGATTCGACATGGGGTGGCTGCTCTCTCCATGGCCTCAAGATTAAGGTGAAGGGCCATCTCCCCGGCGGCGGTGTGCCACCTGCTCCTAGAATGTCTCCGTATTTCTGGGGCGAGGATCCCGTGGGAGGCTTCCCACTGCAGACCGGCTACTCGGAGGCGAGGGCCTTGATCGGCAAGGGAGCCGTGGCAGATTTTCGAAGGCTTTCTCGCCAGGCGGAAGACATGGTGGCGGAGCTGTTTGCAAGCCTCGGCAAGGAGGCGCCAAAAGCGGCGCGGCCCAGGCCCAGGGTGGTGCAGCTGCGGCTGTCCCCAGAGCTCGCGCTGTGGAAAAGCACGCAGCATGCAATGGGCAACGTGCTTCCCCCTAAGGGCAAGGGGCTGAACCAAGCGTCGCCGGAGGTGCTTGCCGCACTGGGCGCCGCTGACTGGCCCGAGGCCATGACAACCAACGACGCCCTGTTCGGGTGCGGCATCGCGAACCTGCTCATTGGCGCCGCCGACCTGCGTACCCTCTTCTCCAACTACGTGACGGACATGGTCTTTTACTACGAGCACGGGTACGACCACGTCTTCCCCTCGCTCCACCGGCTGCTCCACGACGGGCTCGTCGACGACCGGGCGCTGCGCACCCTGGGCGGCCGGGAACGACGCGAGGTCGTCGCGGTCGGCGCGTCCTACATCCAGGCCAAGATCGCTCTGGAGGAGGCGCACAGGACGCGCCTCAAAGACTACTCCTCGCATCTGGACCGTCAGGCAGCTCAGGTCATCCTCCTGGCTGACAGCAGCATCCTCGGCATGGGGGCCGAGGCCACGGCCCGGGGCTTTGACCCCGGCGCCGTCATGAGTGACCTCGTCTTCAGCAAGCCGGCGACTGACGTGGTCGACGTGGGAAGCGACTTGGTCAACTCGGAGGTGATCAACTCGTTCCTCAACGTGGCCGACATCGCCGTCTCGGGCGTCGTGAGCGAGACGGCGCTGCGGGCCATCTACGACGCCTACGCCGCCACGTGTGCGCGGATGTTCACCCAGAGGTGGCACGAGCCGTTGGTCCGGATGTGCGCCACAGGAACGACGTGGCACATCCAAAACGACCGGCACATGTTCCTCCGGCGGGCGCTACTGGGATGGCCCAAGGCCCGCAAGTCGCCAGCGCGGCCGCAGCGCGAGGGCGACTTCGACGAGGTCTTTGACGCCGACTTCCGCACTACCGGCTTCAGCAGGCCACTCGACCCCGAGTACGCCTGCGACGGCGGCGAGGAAACCTGTAACCACGTGCGCCGCTTCCTCGGTCGCCAGGACCGAGACCTGCTAGGCGCCCTCTGGTGGTCCGTCGTCACTGGCCCGCTGGAGTACGTCCGGCAGGGAAAGGTGGACGAGCAGCGTGAGCAGCACCTCGCCGAATTGTCGCGCCTGCAGATGGCCCAGCTCTTCTCCAAGGGCCTCGTCCACGAAATGGCGTGGCTCCTTGCCCATGCGTGCCACCACGCTTGGCAGGTGAACTACCTGTACGAGG